From Populus alba chromosome 16, ASM523922v2, whole genome shotgun sequence:
gcatcaaaaaaaaaaattgaggcttTAGAACAACAAATAAGGCAGAAGCTTGCCACTGCTATGAACTCCtcagaaataaaatcaaagcatGAAGAGCTGCTGGCAGAGATCGCCCTAGAATCCAATGGAAGTTTGAAAAATCATGATCTAAAGGAAGGGACTCCAAAAAATGATGAATCCAGGGTAGAAATTAATTTGGGTGCAAATCGCAGCTTTATTTAGAGTGAGTTCTTTGATTCTTATTTCTCCTTCTCCGATGGATAAAGTGGACGTATATCTAGACTTCTATTCtattttgagttttgtttgAGGGTACATCCGACACGCtaagatttataatttcttaagCCTGCATGTATTCATCCTCTCTCTGATGAGGAATACAAGTGGTCATTCTTGACGCGGGCTCAGTTCCATTTGCACTAGGCAGCATGCCTCTCCTCTAAGACTGCTACGGCATTGCAATGTTTACTTAAATCCCAACGAGTTCATTAAGTAAATAGGGCTTGCTATGTATTGCTAGCGTTGAAGGcagtaaatttatttatttaatttgaacaaAATTGGCAAGTGATTTTCACGATTATTTCTTGAGTCATTCCATTCATTTCGTAACAATCTCTCTTTCTAGGTATGCAACTGGTGAAGATGGCGTTGAAAGAAGTTTTTCATTAAAGCAGTCAGAACAGCACCATGCTCTTCTAATCCGAAGATACTCAAACTCCGGCCTTTCGACCTCAGGGAGGCTGCATATTATTATTGTCTTCTCTGGCTACAGCGCACAAGTTTTTGTTCCATGCGAAAACGAGAGTCCacaacattatctttattaGCTGAAACATTTTCCATTCCAGTTAGGTTTTTATTGATCTATCCTGTACtgccttttcaattttatcttataATGTGTCTCTATTTGCATTGATAGACGAAGACAGTTTTTGTATAAATTATGTTGAGTGCCAGAGGAAAAGCTCCCAGGTATCAGTAATAATACCCGTCTGTTGACTGAAATGAACGTTCCACTTTCAACTCAAGAAGCTTGAAACTTCTATGTTTTATTGAATTCCAAGATTATCATTTTCAGAAGACATCATTTTATGAGGCATCATATTAATGGAGAATTGCTGTCGATGTGCGAGGGTaaataagaaaccaaaaaaactgtcGTGCAAACAAATCTGAACAAAGATTGAGCAGTTAACACGCAGTCTAATGGAATAGTACTTTGCATTTGATTCTTAACTGGAAGAAACACAACCAGCCATTACAATTCCATTGTTTCAAGCTACAAACACAAGAAGAGGGGAGAATAGCTTCAACACAGAAAAGGGATCACTGCTTTCCTGTTCTTGGGATAATCCTCTCTGAACTTCTCCAGGTACCATTTGTGATTGGCACATGCCCTAGGCACCAAGTTTGCACATGTATAGAGTAAAAAACCAAACCCAGCCCAAGACCAAGTCATCACTGCCCATCCAAACCACTCCACAATCTCCCCGAAGTAGTTGGGGCAGCTCACCAACTCAAACCACCCTCCTCTCGGCACCTTATACCCGCCACCTTCCCTCTTCAAACCTAACAAAACTCCATCGGTCCACGTATTGATCCTCATGCCCCACACAAACACCACTAACCCACCGAAAAACCTCCACCAAAACAGCCCCCCGTCATAATCACTCTTGTAATGAGACACCCACCTAGCCTGCAGGTAAGCATTCAGCAGATTAAACCCAAATGCCATAACGGCCACACTCACCGGGAAACCACCCGTGGTTTTGGAATTCCGATAAATCCGAAGTGGGTAGATGCAGGTGCGGTGGAAGTAGTGGAAGAGGAAGGGGGACATGAGAATGAGAGCTTTGGGATTGGTGAAGTGTTGGCCATAGGGGAAGAGGAGGAGTGTGAGCCAAAGAGTGGGGCTTTCCATGAGGATCCAAGCCAAGGGTGGAGAGATTGTAGGACCCCACCCTGGACGGTGGTGCTTCCCATACGGGGCTTGAAGAAATTTCAGGGAAATGAATGTAGGGGGTCCTATGAGGTAAATGGATAGGAGACTGTAGTGAAAGAGGCTCTGATCTAATAGCGCCATTGCTGTTTGATGTCAGATTGAAAGTGATGATGCTCTTTAAGGTTAGGGCATTTTTATAGAATAAATTTGTATAAAGAGTTAACAAAGCTGTCGATTTGTCATTAACTTCAAGCTTTTATCGCAAGTTCCATGGGGCATGggcttaaaattatttaatcagataatttaaaatttaaaattataggttcttcttattttaaatctattttttaaaaaatcattttaaattatctttttattaaacatccctaacttaaaatcattttaaaaataagtcttGAATCATGATTCAaagtcaaaaaattatttactctGCACTCCGAGCTCCCTAGATGTTGAATTTGTGTTagttcttaatattttaaaatctacaACTTAGAAAAACTTACCTAACATGATtcatgaaaagtaatttttaattttgagttgtaattaaaaaaactactttataaataaatcttagcaaaaataacttaaattataatatatttgataaaaaaaaactgactcaaaaaaattcttcagggagaaaaaaatagcatatcATAAGTCAAAAGTTAaacaatttaacttttaattaaaacaaaattgtaaCAGAGTTAAACAATCTTTAAATTTATGAGTAATTAATCAAAGGTTGTAAAGGTCACACCAAGTAATATATCATATATttcatttgatataatttatgaaagtaACTCTTCACTATTAAAATATGTAACTTAGAGTCATtctcaaaacatattttaatttaattttatgaatattaaaataaatatttgaaagaatttttaaattctaaagtaaaaaaatgtatttacaacaaaacttatatcttcttttatatatatctgaCGTAGACATCacctttctttaaaaaaattatggttttgtcCATAAGTAATCAAAGTACAAATTTGTATAATTCAAGAGATCTaaatttatgagaaaaaaatgcattttttagacaaaactttcttttcattattcattgatttttatttttattttgatgaacaCTAGTTTTTATCAAAAGCTCGATTCTTAGTATAAAAACTTATGATGATATGTAAAgcaattttcaattaagaaataaaaataatatctcaatTATTCTTATGTGattatgtaaaataataatagaataaataactcaagtttaatttataattattaatattgctagaaaaaatagttttattttaaaagatgatgtatttggataatttattaatatatcattttagttggagaaaatattattataaaattaaaaatatcattttataataaatccattttatttggataatttatcattttattattaataaaattaattatcattttatttagataaaattttattataaatttacaagaaaaaagaaagaaaataaagggcATATAAAAACAAGCTTGGAGGCACGCTCATATACTTGattcaatatgaaaaaacttaGACATGTAGATCTAGAAGGCCAAGCCTACatgcttattttaaaaaaaaaaatgggcacACAATACATCATTTattctgtatatttttttaaataaaaaggatgaCATGTTATTTGTTAGGGTTGATACTATGTCATTTACTAGTATATTTTTCGGTCATCTATGGTGATTATAAAACTAGACACTGGTCATGTGATTACTAAAATCTAATCTAACATGttttcacaaaaaaacaaaacaatataaaatcttaataaatttatttttaacttcaaaacACTCTCTACTCATTATACTTATTATATagaaatcaaagttttgaaataaaggttgataataatattaaaaaaaggtaaCCATGAAAACTTTAAAATGAAGCTTTTCcgacttttattaatttttgacatAAGATTCAAAATGACCTTGTGCATTTCTTTTAGTGTTTACTTGAAAGTgtgatataaattattatttttttaaaaaaattatgcattaaaataaaatacttttttaattttttaaaaaatatttttgatattagcacgttcaaaagatcaaaacacatacaaacaaattaatttgaaactaaaaataattttcaaaaaaaattaaaaatacaaaaaaaaccacaaagccAAGTACCACTTTAGTTACTAGACAAGTTCGAGTGGCTTTTTAGCATGGAAACTAACATCATCCACTATATCAAAACAACATAactccaaataataataataataatctcaatcTCAATGTCTTGATGGAGCTTTTgcaatcaattaaaagaataatatagaTGTTTGATTAGATGTATGGATGAATGCATGtttgtattaatattattgaaaaaatacacATTACAATAacaaccaaaaaattaaaaaattagtttaatatattttaccccaaattaaaataatttctttttattcaccattttcaagtaaaaacctACAAGGTTTGCACTAATAGTTGGTATTATTTGCATGTAAATTCATGTACTTATTTATTTGGAGttccattttattattattatttctaaatattttcacCCTGATTCAcgaaacatttcatttaaataattgttttaattgattCAAGATTTATATCATTTATAATTTGCTGATAATTTGCAGACcgatttattattttgatccaTTCGGGATCTAAGTAAATTTACTAGGAATTTTCATCCtagtattaataattttttcttctaatttatcattatttaattgaGGATTTTCTTATTTAACATTGTTATACCAATTTTAGGTTTTctactaatttattattatttaaccaaggattttcttatttaaaattgcTCTAGGTACGGGGTTTACAATCCTTATGCATCTAACAtgtattttctcatttattattttatcaacttGCTAAATTAGACCCTTCTAAACATTACAAGTTTCCAACTCAATTTCTAAACATTACAACACTATTAAAACACTAACATCTAcacaatttcatcaattttcacACTTCCCTTCTTATAGATTTAGCATCGTAAACGAATACCCAATCTATTTATTCTTCATGAATCACAATCATGATTTTATACAATTCTATCATCATACTAATCAAGTTTAAGCATGATAAAATCATTCAAAACCCAATATTTACacaatttattcaatttctgtatttgtttttcattcttaAATATAACCATAATAGGTAATCTTTAGAAATTCACATTACAACATTTAAACCAATCTCAAACATTCCCAATatcatttaaatcataaaaaaatcacataatttaatcaatttttaaaacccTTATAAAACTACCTGGTTAAGGTCGACCACTTAAAACTTTAATCACTTAAAATTCGTTTTTAATCTATTCAATTATATTCTTAATCATGTCATCCAAACCCCAATTAactaacaattataaaatttagcATTCCTATCAAAATTTACATAAATCTTAACAATTCCTAAAATTAGGGATTTTCAATCCCCCATCATAATTCAAGAAATTAAGTGTATAAGTAACTTTTACCACTACCAAATAACCAAATTAAATGAGTCTTTTGTAAGGATTCCAAGGATTTCTTCCTCTTCAAAATTTGCattctttttttcacaaattcCCAAACTTCCAACCCCTTTCTTCTAAGTTTCACtaattaaatttggtttaattaGTAGAAAACATTTAATCAAACTCTTATACCATATAAATTAAGAGGATTTGgagaaaaattgagaaaatgaaaagttatttcatttgtgacttttcatcaattaattagGGATTTCCACCCCTAATCATACAAACTCTcctcttaatttattatttttttggtagggAAACATACCATTCACCATTAAACATGAAGTTTAATGATTTTGGATTTAGGTTTAGATACAAGCTTTTAGGTTTGAAACCATAAGCAACTTTTGATGGACTCATGTTTATAAATCTATTAACCAAgttattataagcaaattagaCCATAAGGAGAACCAAATCCCAATCTTTTATGATGGTCACTTACTAGATATCTTAAAAAGTTGTCTAAGCTTTAATTGACCACCTTGGTTTTGCTATTTGTTTAGGGGTAATAGGTATTGGAGAATTTCAACTTGATATCAATGATATGCTAGAAGATCTTCTTAAAGGAATTCATAAATTACACATCCCTATCTAGGATTATGGTTTTTAAAACACCATATAACTTGGCAATATCATCGTGGTAATCTGTAAATTTGATAAGGAACATATATCTTTGGGATTTCAATGGAAGTATTATCAACCCATAACACATTATATAACTTAAGGATGTGGAACATACTTTAAGCCTTGATGAGCTGCAATAATAGAAGATATtgcattaatataattttattatcaatgatGATCTTGCaacttttatccttatattttatataggtaTGAAAAATAACAATCCTTCTCCAATTTTTAGTTGTCTAGGGTTATGTTATGGTACATCTTACTAGACCTAATCTAGTTATTCCTAATTTTATAATGTGTTACTCAACTTGAATGGATAAATGAATCAGACATGACCTAATAACCTTATCTTTCTTATCCAGGTTATACAAATTCATATTATCGGTTTCACACACttaatcattttattctttgataACTTGTGCCTTATTGGTATGGTTGGCTGCAACATGACCAAAATAGAGAGAGAATTTAGAAAGAGATGCTCTCCTTCACCCAAAACTTCTCCTCATGATCATTCCGCTGCTGAGCTCGTGAGTTCCTTTGTTGTGTCTCTTATGGTCAGTCCAAGGTTGGAGCCTCTGTTTCATTCCATTCAACTGGTAACAGTGAGCGTGCGATGCAATTCTTTGAAATCCTAATGGATGAAATTTCTGAAGTAGGGGTTTTTACCTGCAAATCtgtgccccccccccccccgacgACCTCAGGAACTGGTGGATGTACTGTAGAGCATGTCTCTTTGATGTGCTTGCTGGGGATAACTTACCCCGTTGATAATTGTTCTGACGATGGCCACTTTGATGGGCATCATTCTTGTTTAGACAAATTAGATGGaggttttatttctttctctccAACCTTGTTTGTCAAGGATCTACTTTTTGTTTGGCCCAATGGGATCTCTGGCTTCTCTTTTGTTCATATTCACATTGTTCACATCACCATCATCAGCGTTGATTTCTCCGCTAACCCTGATGGTGCTGGGTTCTTTGAAGGATTAACTACCTAGAATGTTGTTCCCCTTTGCATCAGAGCTTTTGGCCTTTGTAGGGTTTTCCCTACCCGTCATCCTCTTTAATGTTTTCTCCCTAGTGTATCAAAGGGCATGCTTGCCTTCTAGCGTAACATGGGGTTATGCACCTCATGTGTTTGTAGCTCATTGTAAGTTCTATTTGCTTTGTTATAGtttgttgttattgtattttgTTCTGTATATGTCCTGCTCCTTCTCTTGGCTGTTACTAGATGGCTGGATGGAGCTTATTTGTCTCTTGGCTGATGTGGATGAGAATACTTGTTGATGCTACATCTGTTGGGTAGCCTCGTTGAGCTTGACTGCCGATTTATTGCTGATGAAGTGTGTCATTGGACTGCTTGTTGTGATGTTAGCTTTTCTACTTAGCTTGTTATGCAGGTTAGTTAGCTTGTTGCTGCTAGATGCAGCTTAGTATGTTGTGCTTCTTGAAGCTGGCTGGAATTATGGTTTGCTAGAGTTGTTGTGTTTCTTCTCTGGCTTGTTCTCTTGGTTACTACCATGCGTCTCTCGCTTGCTGATGCATGGTCCCTGGCTTCCTATCGGGTCTTGGATTGATGGTCTTTATTGTTGATGAAGGTTGCTTCAGGATGTTAGATGCACATCTATCATGTGGCTGAGCTACTAGATGTCTTTTTCTTCTATGAAGTATGTTGTAGATGCTCTTTTGGCATTGTATGGAGTCCTGCTGCAAAGGATTTATTTTCCTGTTTAGGTGTGGCTCTCTCCCTAAATGCTTGGCCCCCTTTATATTAGAATGGTGCTCTGGTTTATCCGATATGTGCTTTGCTTGCTGTGGATGTCCTCCTTTCTCAGGTTGTCTCCACTTGTTGTCGTACTGCTGCTTTGATGGGGCTTTGTCTGTCTGGATAATGTTCTCTCCCCATGTCCAGACTGTACGCCCCTTTGTTCTATATTGTGCTATTTTGGTTATTCTGCAGGTCTGATTTGACAGTTATCGAGTTCTTTCTTAGGCTCTTGTGGCATCTGCTCCcattctattatatatatatatatatatatatatatatatatatatatatatatatatatatatatatatatatatatagttgctATATATCCCAACAGCTTGGGTGAGGCTCTCTCCCttacacgaccaaaagattgatgtcttctctcaagtacaggagtgtcgaagtaataaataacctggcaagaccagggtcgaatcatagagaggttaattgtataaattataaataacaatacaacaacaacaacaataacaataacagtaataataataataataataataataataataataataataataataataataataataataataatactcagtacgtggcgttgttatacctgagaatgatttaaaagatcaggtcacaggtttccagcctatatactgagtttatgaaaagatcaaagagatatattatataatataaacaaatttttgATGTGAATGAATAAGGCAAGagcaacaatgtcaggatccttgatcaaatataaagtatacttaatgtacataaaatataacaagaatataaataataataatagtagtagtagtagtagtagtagtagtagtagtagtagtaaaaaagagaagaggaagaaattaatgagaactttgagatggaagattactgtaaggatcaaacaatgataaaaacaaatatcaaggttagagaatccactaatggtatttcaaacaagtatagtataaactcttattactcaacttggaaaccacacacgaaggaggttccaattagattataaattgttaacatgattacattagttatcttatttgaatgatgctaatacttgtaaatgttgtcaggcattcatgattataacttaaattaacaacaaatcaagttcctttcataacttaggtgtcggttataccatacagtatgggctatgaaagttctaagtatttgttgtaccaagtgttatacaacataaatctagattaaccatttaacaagcaaagtattaaaagtgaacaaggtaacaaacataaaacatgttaatatcaagcattaaagtccatgttgagtttatactatacttattcttacaccattaatgtacctttttcaccttgacataatagatttagctaaatataatgaaagaaagaaacacaaataaactagataagaacataattatacaaataaaggaaaggaaatgaagagcataaacaagagattaatatagcatcaaataaaacttaagcattacaaaatacaaataaagagagcaagagcatgatcttgatctgaacactaagatgcctaaatgcatggcaaatgcctccttttataggccaaaatttgaaactattgatttgatgaataattgttgagtaggtggccacatcttgacttggtgaaaatccttatcttcttgtctgaataaaacgtcattgctaacatcattaCTGGAACCATATATActtatgaaagttctaggaaattctcttagctttctaggaaaaaaaagttgaggtcattttgacttctagaactcaagacaTGAGCTGAACaatgaacagtgtctgggctgcaggataaATTCAAAcatctccattgttgctataatttggacttgaaaacggccttcttagatcttggtgttcatatgaaagttgtaggcctatgtcatactgtctgtgtaaaaatttgagatcatttggacatctagaactcgagatatgacccaattaccaaacagtgttcgagtttggactgcaccaacatctcttttctaagcttcacccttctttatcttcaaaattttagtaattgaattcatcaatcaatcctttgatttatgtgataggcctacatttaagatgaacatttaccatatattaaggtatcttatagtattagacttgttatttcaaacatgctttagttaaggagttattgatacttcaagtgcaaaataatgatataaaaccttgataaacatgcacttttaagtactaatcactccCTACATGCTTGGGCTACTTGTTGTGTACTCTGCCGCTGCTTTGCTAGTTTGTTCTTAGTGGAGAATTTTTGGATGGAGTCTGTCCTAGTAGTGATCTAAAAAACATTGTCATGCAGGTTTGATCTGCTATTGATGATGTGTGGATGGTTTCTCTTGATTGCTTGGTAAAGGGATCCGGTTGAACCTGTGTTTGCTAGTTAGGTTGCTAGATGCTACTTGTTTGCTGCAAAGGATTTCTTTGCCTGCTTCGAGGTATTGTTTGGGGTTTGTCTGGGTGAGGTTGTCTTCCCTTATCCAAACTCTATaccttttgtttcattttggttCTTCTACAAGTCTGATTTGGCTGGCCTCTCTCGATAGTTGCTATGGATCCTAATAGTTAGGTGAGGCTCTCTCCCCTCATGATTGGGCTACTGATGTAGTGTTCTCTATCGCCGCTCTACTATCCCAATGGAGAGTGTTAGATGGAGTCTGTCCTAGTAGCGCACTAGCCATTCTATGGTGCAGGGTTGGTTTGCTAGTGATGAGGTGTGGATGGTTTCCCATGATTGCCTGGTACAGGGATCCATTTGGGTGAGGCTTTCTCCCGAATTGTTTGGTCCTTGTGCATGTTATTTTACTAGTATAGCTATTCTACTTTTATGGATACCTGGTTTATTGATGCGGTGGTTTGCCCCTCGTCTTAGCTACTGTTATCCTTCTCTTGATTCTGGTATAACAACGGCCTGCTGGGTTACATTCTATAACTTTTGTTCTTCATGGCTGATTGCTGATTTCAAATGGTCATGATCTTTTGGTTTGTTGTTGTCTCCATTGTTAGTTGCTGGGGTTTAATTTTTAGGCTTTTGGTGACTGCTTGCAGATTGTTACTTGCTTTCTGTCTTGTCTTGCTATAGTTTGTTcaagggagtctgttccctttgCCTGGCTATGTATGTCTATATGTACTGCTGGTTTCCAGCTTATTCCACAAGCTTGTCTTGCTATTTTTGATCAATacaattcttacatttgattaaaaaaaaacatagactcATTGAACTCATTTTAAGACACTTTATTAAGTACTCTTTTGCCTTTGTTTTCCTTAAAAGGTTAGGCACTATTGAGGTTGAGTTTGGAAGGTAAAGCACATAATAAGTACTATTATCCTAAATTGAGACTTGTCAAGGGTGTTGGGGTGTCTAAACATCTCATTCActaattttttataactaaCTCATAATCTTGAACTAAGATATAGACTTGATTAATAGTGGAAACACATtaaaacataatatcttttatatGATCATTATTCAAGGTCTTACAAAAGCTTTTTAAAAGTCATGGTCTAATCCGCTCTCATGgcatatcttattttattattatcgaaTTATGGCATATAGTTACTCATAAACTTGTTTTGTTGCCTAAGGTTATTCCATTAGTCTGAAAAGTTACATTTATATGATAggaataaatacttttttttacgtatataatttttttttttttgtttcatatcAATCTAGTGAGTGATATGAGGCTCACCCCTTCTTTTTAAACAGTCCTCAACCTTCTCTCGATAAAGTTTGGTAAAATCATTAATCTTTATCATAgtaaatttgtattttcaaagAAGTTGTATCAATCAAATAAGTATTCATACCAAGATTTCACATAgtgaaaatcataataaaaaaattgaagcctCTATTTTGATATGTTCCATGACTTGCTCATTAGAGTCATTATGATAATATTGGTTGTAGTTATATTAGCAATGTCCATGATAAGCATATTTATGATGGTTGCTGTTAGAATTTTCATTGTTATTAGGTTgtcttatttgaaaaatattcttgGATTCGATTCccttaaaaatgttatttatttggGTTTGCATGAGTTATCGTTGCTCCTGAATGGTTCTTAGAAAATCACACAAGATAAGGTCCATCATAAATTTAGATTTGGGGTTAGACACCAGATGATCACTGTGCGAATGCATACAACACTagcttaaaaatacaattaaggtgccgtttggtattgtggctgcgggtgaggttcacccgcaaccacaaCTATTATTGTTTGGTAATGCaacaaaagcatttttttattggtaggtCCCACTATCAACTGTGGCATAACCATATGTTTACAAGAAGAAGCTCCTTACTACTTCTTGTGCTGAGAAAACCCATTAACAGTGGAGTATGGTTCCATTGTTTCGGTCGGACTAGTCTGGTTCAAAGCTATGTATTAAATCGGGTCCGacctaacaaaataataaaaaatatttttaatagtgtTTTATTCGAAAACCTAGTgttaaacattattcaatgacactatataaattagacgaagatcacttgatgacgtaacatttgtagaatttgatcgcaatcccaattttgttttctaattatattttacatgatgTTGTTGCGCTCTTAAAAACTTTGTAAAAACTGTAGTCCttatcggatgtatttcatacgtgatggaattgtagatattttatataaaatattatttatttcatgatgtaatagcaatagttaaatctacagtatttaaattaaaaaccatcaatattaatatatatatatatatatatatatatttatttatttttttaatttttttataaccttaatttcaaaagccttattaaccaaacacattaaattgcTTTTGGgccaacctcaattttaaccacagttttaaccaaacatatgtttttccaaaccaacctcaactaaaaacaaCCGCCGCTCCTCCCTCCCTCCActtctataaaataattcttcTTCCTCCACCAACAACTAGCACCGACCACCATCTCTGCCACAACTTCAACCATCATCCTTATGTCATCCCCTCCTCGTCACGACCAGCCATGCCTCTAGTTAGGCACTCCGATGTCAGGTAGCGCTGCCCCTCCATTGCTGCAACCAAGTTGTTGTATGCAAAATGAATTCTCGTTCTACATGcaacataataattaacatggTTGTTTGGTCGGCCCATCAACTATGTGGGCCTAGGTCGCACTATTTGGGTCCGACCCGAccgacaaaaagaaaagaaaaggatatgttAGGCTAAGATCGACCTAACCTAACATTCTTAGGCTCGCCCCAGTCAGCTGGTCCAGCCCATcccatttatatttatttataataat
This genomic window contains:
- the LOC118037560 gene encoding steroid 5-alpha-reductase DET2 yields the protein MALLDQSLFHYSLLSIYLIGPPTFISLKFLQAPYGKHHRPGWGPTISPPLAWILMESPTLWLTLLLFPYGQHFTNPKALILMSPFLFHYFHRTCIYPLRIYRNSKTTGGFPVSVAVMAFGFNLLNAYLQARWVSHYKSDYDGGLFWWRFFGGLVVFVWGMRINTWTDGVLLGLKREGGGYKVPRGGWFELVSCPNYFGEIVEWFGWAVMTWSWAGFGFLLYTCANLVPRACANHKWYLEKFREDYPKNRKAVIPFLC